The DNA sequence aAGATACGGGgtaaggttagctagctaacttagctAATAACACGTTTGCTGGCCCATCAAAGCCGCTGGAAAGTATGTCATTGTTAGCCTTCATCGCCCCAAAATTAACCCTTAACACGTTATATTTAGGCAGccaatttaaacatttaaaaacaaaaccttaCCTCAGCCATATTGGACGTCTTCCCTATAGCTGCTGCGCGCATCTAAGCTCCAGCTCCACCAGCCCAATTCAACTTCCggcccgttttttttttttcagaataaagGTTTTATGAGTGATAGCCTGGATGCCAGGCGAagttagccccgcccacaacattcgaggtcgggaagttggCATATACAGTCTATGTAGAATCTGAGTACGACGACGTCAGGCTACAATAATACATCATTTTACATAGAAATATTTCGATTTCTTTTTATGGGTGTCCTCACTGAAGTCTAACTACATGTGGATACCATGCAATTCCACACTAACATTTAGACCCGTGTAGTAAACTCAAGTAGATAAACGTTGGCAGTCCTTCAGATCAGGCACATTTTAAAGCCaaaaccgcactatgcaagtttgccagatcgggtacaTATtgagcggatctgtagttcgaatgaggcATGACAGCAGTAATTGACAATCCAGCTTCCAACCTAGAGGGgaactgaaaaggaaaagtgctttggtgttgctttgaAAGAGTTACTTATTGAATTGAAACTAGTTTCAATGATACAGCACAGCCAAAACGCCAACTGTTCTTGATACAGGCAGCAACTACATGTTGCTAGTTAAATTCCTAGCATCTGTTACCTGCTGGCATGTCATTTCACTACAAATTCCCAGTTATGAAAACACTTAAGACTCTTCCATTTCACTGCAAGATTTTATTTTGCAGGCCAACACACCCAAAACCGGAGTCTTGCACTTTGTCAGGGTCACACCAATTTAGGACTCAAGAAACTGAATTCACTGGATTTAATACAACCATTTTGAGCATCAGTTTATTAACCAGCAAACCATGTGCAATCAGATCACAAGTACTTTATATTCTCTACCCACTAAGAGTCCGTGTATGACCATAGAGCACAGCATTCGGCTGCATGTTTGTCTAGAAGCAAGCTTCCCTTTAAGCAAAGAAATTCCCACAAGGTAGATGGATGTAAGAGACTTTATTGAATCATGACGTTATTTGACTCATATCTGGTTTGTTCGCTGTATTTTTAAATTAGTCGAACAGACCGAAGCCCATGTCATCATCCGATTCCTCAGACTCTTCCTTGACCTCCTCCTTAGCAGCTGGTGCTGCAGCAGtctcagctgctgctgcaggtgcTGCAACAGCTACAAAAGCAGATGGGTCAGCCAGGAAGGCCTTGACCTGCAAGGACAAAAAAGGTAAGTTAATTTCCATTTACACCTAGTGATTTTCTGGTCATACAACACCAAAGTAAAGATGAATGCCCATTCTACATGTTAACTAATGGGGACAAGTACTAATTTGATGTGCACACCTTATCTGCCAGGGGGAAGGAGTAGTCTGTCTCCACAGCAACGGCCAGTACTCTCTTGTAGCCATTGATGATTGTGTGGGGAACAGAGGCCAAAGTGGGGTAGCCAATCTCCAGACACACACTAGCGATGTTCCTCACACCCTAGATATCACAATATAGCGAACGATATATATCATGTATACATTTCAAAGAATTTAGTTGCGAGGACTTCTTTCTTTACAGAAGAGCATCTCACCTCCAGGAACCTGGCATGCAGACAAGCCTCTGTGATGTCAAGCACCTCAGGACTGTAAACACTGCCATTGTCATACACCTGCTGGATGTTGAGTCCGTAGGAGAAGGGTGAGATGTTCAGCATGTTGAGGAGTGTGGCCTCGCTGGCACCAACCTTGTCGCCAGTCTTGATCAAACCGACGTCACTCTAAGGACAAATATTAAAAGTTAGACGCAAACATTTTGCTGTACATTCAGTTTAGTTTGACAAACCCGTTTCATTTAATGAGACTGGGACATTTAGTGTAAGCATACAGTGAAATTCCAACTATCACAATATAGTAGTTTTCAAACTCACCAAGATTTCAATGGTTCCCCTGGAGATCTTAGTGGTGATACCCAGAGCCTGGAAGAAAGAGGTCTTCTCAGGACCCAGACCAGTGTTCTGGGCTGGCACAACCACATCACAAGGGGCGATGGCACCAGCACGGGCAGCTGCAGGTACCTGTGGGTGAGATTTTGTTTAGTATGCTACTTTAAGGCTAAATTAGTTTTAAGCATGGCTGTCCAAGGCTAATCAcaatcagtttatttttttaaatcaatgtcTGAAACCTTACGTGCCTGGCAGTCGAGGGATACTGACTGACAGGTATAGCGAGGAGACAGTTACTGTTTGCAGGGGGAACGACAAAGCAGCACCAAACAAGCTGCATTGTAACTTATCCTGCACAAACCTAGGTTTCTCTCACTGTGTTGCCAATTGCCAAGAGTTGTATGGGGTGTACAACTGGATGAATATACTAAGTGCAAGTATCTGCACCACACTTCATATTTCTCTTGAGGACTCTTACCTTGTTCGCCAGCAGCAAGTCCCTGATCTCAGCCAGATCCTCCTTGGTGAAGACAAAGCCCACATTTCCTTTAATGTGAGGCAGTAGCCTGTCAAATCATGAAAATACCTGTTAAATGTGAGCCgattgacatttaaaaaatataaataaagaagaaaaagtgtcACATGTCTGAAACCTTGCGTCCCTGGTTGTCAGGGGGATGTAGACAGACAGGGATAGCTGGAAACAGTTTATTGTTTGCAGGGGGAACGACAAAGCAGTACTACACAAGCTGCATTGTAACTTATCCTGCCATTTAATAACTACAAAAGTAGAATAGTAAACTCACTTCTCCAAGGCAGGATTGTTCTCCAGGTGGCCACGAATGGCTTTGCGCATCATGGTGTTTTTGCCCATCAGCACCACGGCCTTGCCACGCAGAGACAGACGGATGGTCTGCATCTGCTTGGATCCCACATTGTCTGCACCCACAATGAAGCATTTTGGAAAGTCATCCAGAAGTTGCTACAAATAGACGAATTTTAATTATATACATTCATATTTACAGCATAGAAGTGGATTTATTAAGCCAATGTAAATATAAACTTACATAAGCCAAGTCCTACTTACGATAATTTTCATAAAATAGTTGGACTTCCACGTGGCCCTGTCTTCCCTGGGCATCTTTGCAGTGCTTCCAAGGATCGCTTAACAGCTGGTTTAAAGACAAGGTAATACCTGCAGACAAAGAATGAACGAGTTAATAGATGTACTTCATAAATAGAACGACACAATATGCATGGTACACCCCGAAATGTGCGcgacagttagctagctaaagttagcCGGCTaacagcaagctagcaacatttTAACAGGCCGCGCTAGCTAGGTTAAGTAACATCACCGCACTTTTACACTACAAAACACGTATCTCTATGTGTTAAGATAGTATCTCATGAAGCAAAAAACCCTATATGTCGTAATTTCACCAAATACAGGGTTTCCCGttttcagaaagagagagagagaaaaatcctTACCGGACACAAGAGGGTCGCGTGAAAGAAAGAGGAACAGGAATGGCCGCGAGAAGGATATATACCAAACAATGACCAATCACAATGGAGTCATGGGCGTCAGCTGCACACCCATTGGATGGATGATGTGTCACTCACCTATGTAACCACATTACCACCAATAAGAGGAATCTCATTATAACATGCAACCAAACAACGCTTCCTCCTTT is a window from the Perca flavescens isolate YP-PL-M2 chromosome 4, PFLA_1.0, whole genome shotgun sequence genome containing:
- the rplp0 gene encoding large ribosomal subunit protein uL10 isoform X2, whose protein sequence is MQTIRLSLRGKAVVLMGKNTMMRKAIRGHLENNPALEKLLPHIKGNVGFVFTKEDLAEIRDLLLANKVPAAARAGAIAPCDVVVPAQNTGLGPEKTSFFQALGITTKISRGTIEILSDVGLIKTGDKVGASEATLLNMLNISPFSYGLNIQQVYDNGSVYSPEVLDITEACLHARFLEGVRNIASVCLEIGYPTLASVPHTIINGYKRVLAVAVETDYSFPLADKVKAFLADPSAFVAVAAPAAAAETAAAPAAKEEVKEESEESDDDMGFGLFD
- the rplp0 gene encoding large ribosomal subunit protein uL10 isoform X1, translating into MPREDRATWKSNYFMKIIQLLDDFPKCFIVGADNVGSKQMQTIRLSLRGKAVVLMGKNTMMRKAIRGHLENNPALEKLLPHIKGNVGFVFTKEDLAEIRDLLLANKVPAAARAGAIAPCDVVVPAQNTGLGPEKTSFFQALGITTKISRGTIEILSDVGLIKTGDKVGASEATLLNMLNISPFSYGLNIQQVYDNGSVYSPEVLDITEACLHARFLEGVRNIASVCLEIGYPTLASVPHTIINGYKRVLAVAVETDYSFPLADKVKAFLADPSAFVAVAAPAAAAETAAAPAAKEEVKEESEESDDDMGFGLFD